A stretch of the Janthinobacterium sp. B9-8 genome encodes the following:
- a CDS encoding methyl-accepting chemotaxis protein — MSFLSNVAISTRLIVGFLLCAFLTLVLGILGYQGAASMQQLTYEMHTNQLLPVIDVANTNMAAIYHHRALYAYGLEPDDAKMAKIKESMNSHEAKMKSLLDKYRASQLSPSEEELLKKIDDLWPKYLEAAKPAMAAGTANDSKLASELMSTSVAAAFQALDDDLSALVDLNKKLADEALAKSGEELSMVKTESIIITLIAVVLGTALGLILTKSITTPVSHVRRSLEQISQGDLSGHIEVEGSDELANMQKDLFKMQADLKATIRGIISNSDELVSMSDLLASASQQVAVSSQTQSESAASSAAGVEELTVSIDSVSSSASEANQQANDAGNLANSGSEEVRKANTLIDNVLENVNSTGAHIADLEQSSTHIGNIATVIKDVADQTNLLALNAAIEAARAGEQGRGFAVVADEVRKLAERTTSSAQEITGMIQTIQQGTRAAVSGMQSSQESVSQVSTASERTNQVMEQIKAGSFKVQTSINDIASALAQQRSVSTDLAQNVERIAQMAEENRAAVEEVANSSGKLVQLATGLKQSISRFKLA, encoded by the coding sequence ATGAGTTTTTTAAGTAATGTTGCGATTTCCACAAGACTCATCGTCGGCTTTTTACTTTGCGCATTTTTAACACTGGTTCTGGGTATTTTAGGCTATCAGGGCGCAGCCTCCATGCAGCAACTTACATATGAAATGCACACCAACCAGCTACTCCCCGTAATTGATGTGGCTAATACCAATATGGCCGCCATTTACCATCACCGAGCACTCTACGCCTACGGGCTAGAGCCCGATGACGCCAAAATGGCCAAAATTAAAGAAAGCATGAATAGCCATGAGGCAAAAATGAAGAGCTTGCTGGACAAATACCGCGCCTCTCAATTAAGCCCATCAGAAGAAGAACTCCTCAAAAAAATAGATGATCTTTGGCCAAAATATCTTGAAGCAGCCAAACCCGCTATGGCCGCAGGCACAGCCAACGACTCCAAACTGGCCTCAGAACTTATGTCGACCAGTGTGGCAGCTGCATTTCAGGCCTTAGATGATGACCTCAGCGCCTTAGTTGATTTAAACAAAAAATTAGCCGATGAGGCACTTGCCAAAAGTGGCGAAGAGCTGTCTATGGTTAAAACCGAATCGATCATTATTACACTCATTGCCGTTGTGCTGGGCACGGCACTGGGCCTGATCTTAACCAAAAGCATTACCACGCCGGTTTCCCATGTACGCCGCTCATTAGAACAAATCAGCCAAGGAGATTTAAGCGGCCATATTGAAGTAGAAGGCTCGGACGAGCTGGCCAATATGCAAAAAGATTTATTTAAGATGCAAGCCGATTTAAAAGCCACAATCAGAGGCATTATCAGCAATAGTGATGAGCTGGTCAGCATGTCGGACTTATTAGCCAGCGCCTCGCAGCAAGTCGCTGTCAGCTCACAAACTCAATCCGAATCTGCGGCTTCATCTGCTGCGGGCGTGGAAGAGCTCACCGTCAGCATTGACAGTGTTTCTTCCAGCGCCAGCGAAGCCAACCAGCAGGCCAATGACGCAGGTAATCTGGCTAACTCTGGCAGCGAAGAAGTCAGGAAAGCGAATACGCTGATCGATAATGTTTTAGAAAATGTGAACAGCACAGGCGCACATATTGCAGATCTGGAACAAAGCTCCACCCATATCGGCAATATCGCCACCGTGATCAAAGATGTAGCCGATCAAACGAATTTACTCGCCTTAAACGCCGCCATTGAAGCGGCCCGCGCAGGGGAACAAGGCCGTGGCTTTGCCGTGGTGGCCGATGAAGTACGCAAACTGGCAGAGCGCACAACAAGCTCGGCACAAGAAATCACCGGCATGATCCAAACCATCCAGCAAGGCACACGTGCCGCAGTGAGCGGCATGCAATCCAGCCAGGAAAGCGTGAGCCAGGTTTCTACCGCATCCGAGCGCACCAATCAGGTGATGGAGCAAATCAAAGCGGGCTCGTTCAAGGTGCAAACCTCAATTAATGATATCGCCTCCGCTTTAGCCCAGCAGCGCTCGGTCAGCACCGATCTGGCACAGAACGTAGAGCGCATTGCACAAATGGCCGAGGAAAACCGCGCCGCAGTAGAAGAAGTCGCCAATTCATCAGGCAAACTGGTGCAATTAGCCACGGGCCTGAAGCAATCAATCAGCCGATTTAAACTGGCTTAA
- the dnaJ gene encoding molecular chaperone DnaJ, whose translation MAKKDLYDTLGVNRDAGDDEIKKAYRKLAMKYHPDRNPDSKDAEEKFKEGKEAYEVLSDAQKRAAYDQYGHAGLDQQSGMGGGGGAGFGDAFSDIFGDIFGAAGGGGRGGRSNVYRGADLRYNLEISLEEAARGVERQIKIPSHEECGSCHGSGAKAGTQAKTCHTCGGHGQVRVSQGFFSLQQTCPTCHGSGKYIPDPCRPCSGTGRVSTHKTLAVKIPSGVDEGDRIRLSGEGEAGVNGGPSGDLYVVIHVKAHSVFQRDGNDLHCEMPISFTIAALGGEIEIPTLDGKARITIPPETQSGQQFRLRSKGIKGVRSAITGDLMCHVILETPVKLTARQKELLKEFEEISQGDSDKHNPRAKSFMDKVKDFFAS comes from the coding sequence ATGGCTAAAAAAGATTTATACGACACGCTGGGCGTGAACCGCGATGCGGGTGATGACGAAATTAAAAAAGCGTATCGCAAACTGGCGATGAAATATCATCCGGACCGTAATCCGGATAGTAAAGACGCGGAAGAAAAATTTAAGGAAGGCAAAGAAGCTTACGAGGTCTTATCCGACGCACAAAAACGTGCTGCCTACGATCAATACGGCCATGCTGGCCTTGATCAGCAATCAGGTATGGGCGGTGGTGGTGGCGCAGGCTTTGGTGACGCCTTCTCTGATATCTTTGGCGATATCTTTGGCGCGGCAGGTGGTGGTGGTCGTGGTGGGCGTTCTAACGTCTACCGTGGTGCTGATCTGCGTTACAACTTAGAGATCAGTCTAGAAGAAGCGGCACGCGGTGTAGAGCGCCAGATTAAGATTCCATCGCACGAAGAGTGCGGTAGCTGCCACGGCAGCGGCGCCAAAGCAGGCACGCAAGCTAAAACTTGCCACACCTGCGGCGGTCACGGCCAGGTCCGCGTTTCGCAAGGCTTCTTTAGCCTGCAACAGACTTGCCCAACTTGCCACGGCAGCGGCAAATATATTCCTGATCCATGTCGTCCGTGTTCGGGCACTGGCCGGGTGAGCACGCATAAAACGCTGGCAGTGAAGATTCCTTCTGGTGTGGATGAAGGTGATCGTATCCGCTTAAGCGGCGAAGGCGAAGCCGGCGTTAATGGCGGTCCATCGGGTGATCTGTATGTTGTGATCCATGTGAAAGCGCATTCGGTATTCCAACGTGATGGCAATGATTTGCATTGCGAAATGCCGATCAGCTTTACTATCGCGGCCTTGGGCGGCGAGATTGAAATTCCGACGCTGGATGGCAAAGCTCGGATTACGATTCCGCCAGAAACGCAAAGCGGCCAGCAATTCCGCTTGCGTAGCAAGGGGATTAAAGGCGTTCGCAGCGCGATTACTGGCGATTTGATGTGCCACGTGATTCTGGAAACGCCAGTGAAACTGACTGCGCGTCAGAAAGAGCTGTTGAAAGAATTTGAAGAAATTAGCCAGGGCGATTCAGATAAGCACAATCCACGTGCTAAATCGTTTATGGATAAAGTAAAAGATTTCTTTGCTTCATGA
- a CDS encoding DUF4870 domain-containing protein, whose product MDENQFPVKTSNNTNHSDSNTIAILMWIGSIFFSFVPALVVYLIKKEDPFVQDHAKEALNWAITLMVGYAIAGILMLILIGFVAAFALSIANLVFCIIAAVSASKGETYRLPFAIRLIK is encoded by the coding sequence ATGGATGAAAACCAGTTTCCTGTCAAAACCAGCAATAACACCAATCATTCAGATTCCAATACCATCGCTATTCTGATGTGGATTGGCAGTATTTTCTTTAGCTTTGTCCCCGCACTGGTCGTTTATCTCATCAAGAAAGAAGACCCCTTTGTGCAAGATCACGCTAAAGAAGCACTCAACTGGGCCATCACCCTGATGGTGGGCTATGCAATAGCAGGCATTTTGATGCTTATTCTGATTGGCTTTGTGGCCGCTTTTGCATTGAGTATTGCCAATCTGGTTTTTTGCATTATTGCGGCGGTCAGTGCCAGCAAGGGTGAAACTTACCGCCTGCCATTTGCGATTCGCTTGATTAAATAA
- a CDS encoding DMT family transporter — translation MQLPYFLLALIIGLIVPLQSAVNNQLKAVIGGSTLLAALLSFSIGTLTLALCALLSGQKWAGLANLGNASWWMLTGGLMGALFVFGTTLLAPKIGIAAMVSLIISGQIVASLLFDRFGILGLPVREIGGLRILGALLIAAGVLLVNFGPLLAKR, via the coding sequence ATGCAACTTCCTTACTTTTTACTCGCCCTCATCATTGGCCTGATCGTGCCACTGCAATCTGCCGTTAATAACCAGCTCAAAGCTGTTATTGGTGGTAGCACGCTGCTGGCGGCGTTATTGTCTTTTTCTATCGGCACGCTAACTTTAGCGCTGTGTGCCTTACTCAGTGGGCAAAAATGGGCGGGGTTGGCTAATCTGGGCAATGCTTCTTGGTGGATGCTGACCGGTGGGCTAATGGGTGCGCTGTTTGTATTTGGCACCACCTTGCTTGCGCCTAAAATCGGTATAGCGGCGATGGTGTCGCTGATTATCAGTGGCCAGATTGTCGCCTCGCTCTTATTCGATCGCTTTGGTATTTTGGGCTTGCCGGTACGTGAGATTGGCGGCTTGCGGATTTTGGGCGCGCTGCTGATTGCCGCAGGGGTATTATTGGTCAATTTTGGGCCATTATTAGCTAAGCGCTAA
- the thiC gene encoding phosphomethylpyrimidine synthase ThiC, translating to MNAKAQFLASTAVVDDAAIQPLPNSRKIYVQGSRSDIRVPMREISQADTPLQMSISGATEKNPPIFVYDCSGPYSDPDAKIDVRKGLQAIRSTWISERNDTELLSQLTSDYGRMREADAKLDELRFELKRQPRKAKLGANVSQMHYARKGIITPEMEYVAIRENMNRAAYLQSLRDSSPTGEKMLAMMNRQHKGENYGAVMPDEITPEFVRSEIACGRAIIPNNINHPESEPMIIGRNFLVKINGNIGNSAVSSSISEEVEKMTWGIRWGADTIMDLSTGKNIHETREWILRNSPVPIGTVPIYQALEKVNGKAEDLTWEIFKDTLIEQAEQGVDYFTIHAGVLLRYVPMTAGRMTGIVSRGGSIMAKWCLAHHKENFLYTHFADICEIMKAYDVAFSLGDGLRPGSIWDANDEAQLGELKTLGELTQIAWQHDVQVMIEGPGHVPMQLIKENMDKELEWCHEAPFYTLGPLTTDIAPGYDHITSAIGAAQIGWYGTAMLCYVTPKEHLGLPNKDDVKEGIITYKLAAHAADLAKGHPGAQIRDNALSKARFEFRWEDQFNLGLDPDRARSYHDETMPKDSGKVAHFCSMCGPHFCSMKITQDVREFAAKQGIAEADANQVGMQTMSIEFIKKGAEVYHKA from the coding sequence ATGAACGCAAAAGCCCAATTTTTAGCATCCACTGCCGTCGTTGACGACGCAGCCATCCAGCCACTCCCCAATTCGCGCAAGATTTACGTTCAAGGCTCACGTAGCGACATCCGTGTGCCGATGCGAGAAATCAGTCAGGCCGATACCCCGCTCCAAATGAGTATCAGCGGCGCAACAGAAAAAAACCCGCCTATCTTTGTTTACGACTGCTCCGGCCCTTATTCCGATCCAGATGCAAAAATTGATGTACGCAAAGGCCTGCAAGCCATTCGTAGCACATGGATTAGCGAGCGCAATGACACCGAACTGCTGAGCCAGCTCACGAGCGATTATGGCCGTATGCGCGAGGCGGATGCCAAGCTGGATGAATTACGCTTTGAGCTAAAACGTCAGCCACGCAAAGCCAAGCTGGGTGCCAACGTCAGCCAGATGCACTACGCCCGTAAAGGCATCATCACCCCAGAAATGGAATACGTAGCGATTCGTGAGAACATGAATCGTGCGGCTTATTTACAAAGCCTGCGGGACAGCAGCCCTACCGGTGAAAAAATGCTGGCGATGATGAATCGCCAACATAAGGGCGAAAACTACGGCGCAGTGATGCCGGATGAGATCACCCCGGAATTTGTGCGCAGCGAAATCGCCTGTGGCCGCGCCATTATTCCCAATAATATTAACCACCCAGAATCCGAGCCAATGATTATTGGCCGTAATTTTCTGGTTAAGATTAACGGCAATATCGGTAACTCCGCCGTCAGCTCCAGCATTAGTGAAGAAGTAGAAAAAATGACTTGGGGCATTCGCTGGGGTGCGGACACCATCATGGATTTGTCCACCGGCAAGAATATCCATGAAACCCGCGAGTGGATTTTACGCAACAGTCCTGTACCCATCGGCACCGTCCCTATCTACCAAGCGCTCGAAAAAGTAAACGGCAAGGCTGAAGATCTAACTTGGGAGATCTTCAAAGACACGCTGATCGAGCAAGCCGAGCAAGGCGTTGATTACTTCACCATCCATGCTGGCGTATTGCTCCGCTATGTGCCGATGACCGCTGGCCGCATGACCGGCATTGTGAGCCGTGGTGGCTCGATTATGGCCAAATGGTGTTTGGCGCATCATAAAGAAAACTTCCTTTACACCCACTTTGCCGACATCTGCGAAATCATGAAAGCCTACGATGTGGCCTTCAGCTTGGGCGATGGCCTGCGCCCTGGCTCGATCTGGGATGCCAATGATGAAGCACAACTGGGCGAGCTAAAAACACTCGGCGAGCTAACGCAAATCGCCTGGCAGCACGATGTGCAAGTGATGATCGAAGGCCCTGGCCATGTACCTATGCAATTGATTAAAGAAAATATGGATAAGGAACTGGAATGGTGTCATGAAGCGCCGTTCTACACACTCGGGCCGCTGACTACCGATATCGCCCCCGGCTACGACCATATCACCTCGGCCATTGGTGCAGCGCAAATTGGTTGGTACGGCACCGCCATGCTTTGCTATGTCACGCCAAAAGAGCATTTAGGCCTGCCCAATAAAGACGATGTAAAAGAAGGCATCATTACTTATAAGCTGGCAGCACACGCTGCGGATCTTGCCAAGGGTCACCCCGGCGCACAGATTCGTGACAACGCGCTATCCAAAGCACGCTTTGAATTCCGCTGGGAAGACCAGTTTAATCTGGGCCTCGATCCGGATCGCGCCCGCTCTTACCACGACGAAACCATGCCAAAAGACAGTGGCAAAGTGGCGCACTTTTGCTCGATGTGTGGCCCGCATTTCTGCTCGATGAAAATTACCCAAGATGTGCGTGAGTTTGCGGCCAAACAGGGGATTGCAGAAGCGGATGCCAATCAGGTCGGTATGCAAACGATGTCGATTGAATTTATTAAGAAAGGTGCCGAGGTTTATCACAAGGCCTAG
- a CDS encoding protein-L-isoaspartate O-methyltransferase family protein: MDWENARYLLVEQQIRPWDVLDQKVLNRVLAVKREEFVPADKKELAFVDIELPLANGAQMLAPKMEAKLLQDIDPQVSDKVLVAGAGTGYLMALAAGLVAHVYGVEIDAALVDTARANLATAGIKNATVSQGDALAAAQVQGPFNAIIVTGSLAEVPASLKDQLAVGGRLIAVVGELPIMSATLFTCVAKGSFRATKLFEYNLPRLKNAKEKAAFAF, encoded by the coding sequence ATGGATTGGGAAAACGCACGTTACTTATTGGTTGAGCAACAAATCCGCCCTTGGGATGTGCTGGATCAAAAGGTGCTCAACCGTGTATTGGCGGTAAAGCGCGAAGAATTTGTACCCGCAGATAAAAAAGAGCTGGCTTTTGTGGATATCGAGCTGCCGCTGGCAAATGGCGCACAAATGCTGGCCCCAAAGATGGAAGCCAAGCTGCTGCAGGATATTGATCCGCAGGTGAGCGATAAAGTACTGGTGGCTGGCGCGGGTACAGGTTACCTGATGGCCTTGGCTGCAGGCTTGGTGGCGCATGTTTATGGTGTGGAAATTGATGCAGCTTTGGTTGATACCGCACGCGCCAATTTGGCAACTGCAGGGATTAAAAACGCCACAGTATCGCAAGGCGATGCGCTTGCTGCTGCTCAGGTGCAAGGCCCGTTTAATGCCATTATCGTGACCGGCTCTTTAGCCGAGGTTCCTGCCAGCTTGAAAGATCAACTGGCTGTGGGCGGACGTTTGATTGCCGTTGTGGGCGAGTTGCCGATTATGTCTGCAACGCTATTCACCTGTGTGGCCAAGGGCAGCTTTAGGGCCACTAAGTTGTTTGAATACAATTTGCCACGCTTGAAAAACGCAAAAGAAAAAGCGGCTTTTGCATTTTAA
- a CDS encoding rhodanese-like domain-containing protein yields the protein MQQINPLELSQWLSDAERADPVLLDVREVGEYEICHIANSQLIPMNTIASCFTELDEDATIVVICHHGMRSYQVASFLERQGFANVINLNGGIARWAEEVDLAMARY from the coding sequence ATGCAACAAATTAATCCTCTCGAATTATCCCAATGGCTTAGCGATGCAGAGCGTGCCGACCCTGTGCTATTAGATGTGCGCGAAGTGGGTGAGTATGAGATTTGCCATATTGCAAATAGCCAGCTTATTCCTATGAATACCATTGCTAGCTGCTTTACTGAATTGGATGAAGATGCAACGATTGTAGTGATTTGTCACCACGGCATGCGTAGCTATCAAGTGGCTTCTTTTTTAGAGCGTCAGGGCTTTGCCAATGTCATTAATTTAAATGGCGGGATTGCGCGTTGGGCCGAGGAAGTCGATTTGGCGATGGCTAGGTATTGA
- a CDS encoding SLBB domain-containing protein, giving the protein MKLSRSSAVISLSLLLAGPAWSATCLSGAGDCQTMPDDPSALTMNQGPLPLQSNTLGYPQQGMQNQQGQQQSNQQQQKSLAQQLQTPMAPISCDDVSGKSVLDRNNRYKTPAAPLNDFQKYLCSSANLPLPVFGQQIFQMQQAAYSPFEAAPVSADYLIGVGDNFSVRLWGQLDADLQLKVDRSGAVFIPRVGNVSVVGIPFGALKQHLSREVGKVYRNFDLAVTMGQLKSVQVFVVGFAQNPGSYSLGSLSTVVNALFAAGGPSANGSLRKIQVKRAGKVVNEFDLYDLLLKGDKSHDLMLQGGDVVYVPPVGGQAAISGSVKAPAIYEVKPGENLQDLIAWAGGTGNFAQDGKVSIERVVAQKSRKVESVELAKAASFVVRGGDVVQLYGLSQKIDDMVSLRGNVAQSVRMPWFEGMKVSDLISSKDMLIAPRFWENKYQDKTASSKDIQEEEDQQELLKQQQSMLNPPSALNPPPLKRKVDRTLLGALRGNQQEINWNYAAIERTNELDSTTTLVPFNLGAVVLKRDASQDKLLAKGDVIHVFSKTDIRVSTQQKNRFVHIEGEVGTPGIYQVSEGETLATLIDRIGGLTSSAYLYGAEFSRDEVRKKQQDELERLADYVERNAQTSAGQLAQNSLNEGGVKAATIQADQQKLLAQKIRTTKADGRVVLGLSPESSKVADIPEVALEDGDRVFIPSRSSTVAVMGSVFSRNNAFIYSKNRSVGDYLALAGGPTESADADSVFVVRADGSVVSAQQFGLLTRSFKGTPSLPGDVIVVPEKFDRTGFVKNALDWTQILANFGTGLAGIKVLGN; this is encoded by the coding sequence ATGAAATTATCCAGAAGCTCCGCTGTTATTTCACTTTCGCTGCTTTTAGCTGGCCCTGCGTGGTCTGCGACCTGTTTATCTGGTGCTGGTGATTGCCAAACGATGCCGGATGATCCATCTGCATTGACGATGAATCAAGGGCCTTTGCCGCTGCAGAGTAATACGCTGGGCTATCCCCAGCAGGGTATGCAAAATCAGCAGGGGCAGCAGCAGTCTAATCAGCAGCAACAGAAGAGTTTGGCTCAGCAGCTGCAAACGCCAATGGCACCCATTTCTTGTGATGATGTGAGTGGCAAGTCTGTTCTGGATCGCAATAACCGATATAAAACGCCTGCTGCGCCGCTGAATGATTTCCAGAAATATCTCTGCAGTAGCGCAAATTTACCTTTGCCCGTGTTTGGTCAGCAAATATTTCAGATGCAGCAAGCGGCTTATTCACCTTTTGAAGCTGCGCCGGTTTCTGCTGATTACTTGATTGGTGTGGGGGATAATTTCTCGGTTCGCCTTTGGGGCCAGCTGGATGCCGATTTACAGCTCAAAGTAGATCGCTCTGGTGCGGTATTTATCCCTCGGGTGGGGAATGTCAGCGTAGTGGGTATTCCTTTTGGTGCGCTCAAGCAGCATTTAAGCCGCGAAGTAGGCAAGGTTTATCGCAACTTTGATCTGGCCGTTACGATGGGCCAGCTTAAAAGCGTACAAGTTTTTGTGGTGGGTTTTGCACAAAACCCGGGCAGCTATAGCCTTGGATCGCTTTCTACCGTGGTGAATGCCCTGTTTGCTGCGGGTGGCCCATCGGCGAATGGCTCCTTGCGTAAAATTCAGGTGAAGCGCGCTGGCAAAGTGGTCAATGAATTCGATTTATACGATTTGCTGCTTAAAGGCGATAAAAGCCACGACCTGATGCTGCAAGGCGGTGATGTGGTGTATGTGCCACCAGTGGGCGGGCAAGCGGCGATTTCTGGCAGTGTAAAAGCACCGGCTATTTATGAAGTGAAGCCGGGTGAAAATTTGCAAGATCTGATTGCCTGGGCGGGCGGCACAGGCAATTTTGCGCAAGATGGTAAGGTATCGATCGAGCGGGTAGTCGCGCAAAAATCGCGAAAAGTAGAATCGGTCGAGCTAGCCAAGGCCGCTAGTTTTGTCGTGCGTGGTGGCGATGTGGTGCAACTTTATGGTCTAAGCCAGAAAATTGACGATATGGTGTCTTTGCGCGGCAATGTGGCGCAGTCGGTGCGTATGCCTTGGTTTGAGGGCATGAAGGTAAGCGATTTAATTAGCAGTAAAGATATGCTGATCGCGCCGCGTTTTTGGGAAAATAAATACCAAGACAAAACGGCGAGCAGCAAAGATATTCAGGAAGAAGAAGACCAGCAAGAGCTGCTGAAACAGCAGCAAAGTATGCTTAACCCTCCAAGTGCTTTAAACCCGCCGCCGTTAAAACGCAAAGTCGATCGCACGCTTTTGGGCGCTTTGCGTGGCAATCAGCAGGAAATTAACTGGAATTACGCCGCCATCGAGCGTACCAATGAGCTAGATAGCACGACAACGCTCGTGCCATTTAATTTGGGCGCTGTGGTCTTAAAACGTGACGCATCGCAAGATAAGCTCTTGGCTAAGGGCGATGTGATTCATGTCTTCTCTAAGACCGATATCCGTGTTTCTACCCAGCAAAAAAACCGCTTTGTGCATATCGAAGGCGAGGTGGGCACGCCGGGTATTTATCAGGTGAGCGAAGGCGAAACGCTGGCAACCTTGATCGATCGTATCGGTGGTTTAACTTCCAGCGCCTATCTTTACGGTGCTGAATTCTCGCGTGATGAAGTACGCAAAAAGCAGCAGGATGAGCTGGAACGCCTGGCTGATTATGTTGAGCGTAATGCGCAAACATCTGCAGGGCAGTTGGCACAAAACTCTTTAAATGAAGGTGGCGTAAAGGCTGCGACGATTCAGGCCGATCAACAAAAATTGCTTGCCCAGAAAATTCGTACCACTAAAGCAGATGGTCGCGTGGTGCTGGGTTTAAGCCCGGAAAGCAGCAAAGTAGCAGATATTCCTGAAGTAGCGCTGGAAGACGGCGATCGGGTGTTTATCCCTTCGAGATCGAGTACTGTGGCGGTGATGGGCTCGGTATTTAGCCGTAATAACGCGTTTATTTATAGCAAGAATCGTAGCGTTGGCGATTATCTGGCGCTAGCAGGTGGCCCGACCGAAAGTGCTGATGCAGATAGTGTATTTGTGGTGCGTGCTGATGGTTCGGTAGTAAGCGCTCAGCAATTTGGATTGTTGACTCGCTCATTTAAAGGTACTCCTTCCCTACCGGGTGATGTGATCGTGGTGCCAGAAAAGTTTGACCGCACTGGTTTTGTGAAAAACGCGCTGGATTGGACACAAATTCTAGCTAACTTTGGTACCGGCTTGGCGGGTATTAAAGTATTGGGTAATTAA
- a CDS encoding GumC family protein: MENKAITQENDQDDEISLIDLLIVLAKHKKLIFGLPIVFGILALVYGLVATPIFEAKTTILPPQQQQSSASAMLAQLGGLAGGAGAALGVKSPNDIYIAMMQSRRLEEKLIERFKLQTIYGTKTAGETLLALEGNSKIAAGKDGLISVTVEDKDPKLAAAIANAYVEELRNLSKVLAVTEAAQRRQFFEGQIVTAKKELADAEVALRQLQEKTGVMQLNEQGKVAIEALATLRAKVSAKQVQLNAMRNFATESNPELQRAKAELDSLQTQLADMSKGGEENEDALVAKSKAPGIGLDYIRKMRDVKYQETLFELMSKQYEIAKLDEAKDGANIQVLDSAIAPERKAKPKRAILILLALFAGFFLAILASFILEAFNKMGTNPDQKQRLDLLKNTWKGVA; this comes from the coding sequence ATGGAAAACAAAGCAATTACCCAGGAAAATGATCAGGATGATGAAATCAGCCTGATTGATTTATTAATTGTATTGGCAAAGCATAAAAAATTGATTTTTGGTTTGCCTATTGTGTTTGGAATTTTGGCTTTAGTGTATGGCTTAGTTGCAACGCCCATTTTTGAAGCTAAAACAACGATCTTGCCACCGCAGCAACAGCAATCTTCTGCATCGGCAATGTTGGCTCAATTGGGGGGGCTGGCGGGTGGTGCAGGGGCCGCTCTGGGCGTGAAAAGCCCGAACGATATTTATATCGCCATGATGCAAAGCCGCCGTTTGGAAGAAAAGCTAATCGAGCGTTTTAAACTGCAAACAATATATGGGACTAAAACGGCGGGTGAAACCTTGCTTGCCCTTGAGGGCAACAGCAAGATTGCTGCGGGCAAAGATGGCTTAATTTCAGTTACGGTAGAAGACAAAGACCCTAAGCTGGCTGCTGCCATTGCTAATGCGTATGTTGAAGAGTTGCGTAATTTAAGCAAGGTGCTGGCCGTGACCGAGGCCGCACAGCGTCGTCAGTTTTTTGAAGGTCAGATCGTAACGGCGAAAAAAGAGCTGGCTGACGCCGAGGTTGCCTTAAGGCAGTTGCAGGAAAAAACCGGCGTGATGCAGCTTAATGAGCAAGGTAAGGTGGCGATTGAAGCATTAGCGACTTTACGCGCCAAAGTCTCTGCCAAGCAAGTGCAACTGAATGCTATGCGGAACTTTGCCACTGAAAGCAACCCAGAATTACAAAGAGCCAAGGCAGAGCTGGATAGCCTGCAAACCCAGCTGGCAGATATGAGCAAGGGTGGCGAAGAAAATGAAGATGCATTAGTCGCCAAGAGCAAAGCGCCAGGAATTGGCTTGGATTACATTCGCAAAATGCGCGATGTAAAATACCAGGAGACGCTGTTTGAGCTGATGTCTAAGCAGTATGAAATCGCTAAATTAGACGAAGCTAAAGATGGTGCAAACATTCAAGTATTGGATAGCGCTATTGCCCCGGAAAGAAAAGCCAAGCCTAAGCGTGCCATTTTGATTTTATTGGCCCTCTTTGCTGGTTTCTTTCTGGCCATTTTGGCGAGCTTTATCTTAGAAGCATTTAATAAAATGGGCACAAATCCAGACCAAAAACAGCGTTTGGATTTATTAAAGAATACATGGAAGGGCGTAGCATGA